The Gemmatimonadota bacterium DNA window CATCATCGTGAAAGGCGTCGATACGGGGTGTCTTCAACCACGGATGACCGGTGCATCCCAGGTCGCCATAGCCCTGGTCGTCCGTAATGACCAGAATGACATTGGGTCTTTTGTCGCTCATCCTGTCTTCTACTCCTTATCGTTACGAAAGCGTTGTGATACAACAGATTTGATCACTAATATAACAGGGCTCCCTGATCACTGTTATTTAACTATACCTGCGTCAATAGGCTAAGGAATAACACATGGTTGCCAATGTCGCCCATCGCGGCGCGTCGGGAAACTACCCCGAGAACACGTTACGCGCATTTCAGATGGCGCTTGAAATCGGCGTGGATGAGATCGAGCTCGATCTCCGTTCTACCCGGGACGGGCATCTCGTCGTCATGCACGACGCCACCGTAGACCGAACAACCGACGGTACGGGCGCGATTGGCGAGCTCACACTTGCCGAGATCAGGGCGCTCGACACCGGAAGGGTGTTTGGCGAACGGTTTCGTGGCGAACGCGTGCCGACCTGGGAGGAAGCGCTGGATCTCGTTCAGGGTAAAGTGAGGCTCAATGTACACCTCAAAGAGGGTGGAAATCCGGATGGCGAATTCGAACGTAAGGTAGCGAAGGCGCTGCGCGCGTTCCGAATGATGGGCGATTCCATACTGGCCTGCAATGATGAGAGCGTGGGGATATTTGCCGAGGTCGACCCGCGAATAGCTTGCCGGATCTTTCCAAACAACCGCTCCCCCGAGGATTACATTCGGTCATCAGCGGAAATGGGGCTTCGGACGATGCAGCCTGGACGGGACATGACCACGCCGGAGTTCGTTCAGATGGCGCACGACTCAGGACTGGGTGTACATGTATTCTACGCGGATACCCCCGAAGACATGCGGAAGTTTATCGGGATGGGCGTGGATGGGATCCTGACAAACTATCCGGAACGGATGAAAGCGGTGATCGCGGAAACGTGTAGCGGGAACGATCGGCGTCCGTGCTAATGTAGAAACAGTCGCAGGCCCGTGTGGGCCATGACCATGCCGTATTCGTCGGCCGCCTCCGTTACCCCTTTATCCGCCGTAGAGCCACCCGTCTGCGCGACGTAGCACACGTTGCTTCGGGCCGCCCGGTCGATATTGTCGCGGAAGGGGATGAAGGCGTCCGAAGTAAGACAGGTCCCCTCGAAACGGGAAACAAAATCCCGCCGTTCATCCGGCGAGATCAGCACGGGACGTTCTTCGAGGTCACCCAGCATGCGGGCCTCTTCCGTGTCGGAAAGCTGATCCCACAGGAGGTACTGGTCGACGAGGTTCGTCTTTTCCGTACGTTTGAGCCCAGCTCGGAAAGGAAGATCCAGCGTCCGGGGATGCTGCTGCAGGAACCACTTGTCGGCCTTGTCGCAGGCCAGCCGGGTGCAGTGGATGCGGGACTGCTGGCCCGCGCCCATGCCGATCACCTGGCCGTCGTAGGCCACGCAGACGGAATTGGACTGGGTGTACTTGAGGGCGATTGTCGCCACGACGAGGGTATCGAGCGCGGAATCCGATATGTCCCGGTTGTCTGTGACGAGGTTGGAAAAAGTCTGCCGCGTGATGGCCGCGTCGTTGCGGGGTTGTTCCAGCTGAAGGCCGAACAGCGTTCTTTGCTCGACCACAGGCGGTTCGAAGTCCGGGTCGATCTCCAGGACGAGGTATCCGCCCCCTTTCTTCGCACGGAGGACTTCCAGCGCGTCCGGTTCGTATCCCGGCGCGATGATCAGGTCCGACACCTCCCGTCTGAGCACGGTAGCCAGGGACCGGTCCACCACCTCGCTCACGGCCGCCGCGTCCCCGAAGGAGCACATGCGGTCGCCTCCGCGGGCCCTTACGTAAGCCGCGGCCACGGGCGAAAGCTCCTTCGCTGCCAGGAATTGCGAGGCCAGGTAAGTATCTCCGAGTTCAGCAGTGATTGCCGCCCCGGCAGGACTGGCGTGCTTGAAGGACGCCGCGCCGGCTTCCCTTGTAGCGCGCTTCAGTTCCCGCGCCAGTTGCCATGCGCCCATGGCGTCGATGATATTGACGTAGCCCGGCGTTCCGTTGAGCACGCGCAGCGGTGATTCAGGCGGTAAGGTCACCCTGGCGGGATGTTGATGGGGATTGAGTCCGTATTTAAGTGAAAGATCCATGGTTCAATGTCTTGTGGTTGAAATGGTCCTGTGTCCTGGATTCAGTCAGGGCAAACTCCGGACAGGTACTGATGCACATTCCCTGCATATTCCCGCCGAAATCGGCCGAAAAGAATAGTGTTTCAACTTGCGCGGACAATATAATCCCCTTTGTGCTGCCGGGCAAACGATCAGGGTGTAATCGCTGATCATTCTTCCAAATCAAGGATCTATCCATGTCTTCGGCGTCTTCCCGCGGCGGTCTGCTGCGCGTGCTCGGTCTGATCACGGGACTGGCCATCACCTTCGGAGGAATCGTCAGTCTCGGCATCCTGCGTGCGCCGGGCGAAGTGGCGGCCCAGTTGCCCGATCCCTGGTGGTATATGGCTACCTGGATCGGAGCGGGCGTGTTCGTGCTGTTCAGCACGGCTTCAGCCGCCGAACTGGCTACTGCATTGCCGAGGGCCGGGGCCTACTACGTCTACGCCCACCGGTCTCTCGGTCCCTTCGTCGGTTTCGTCAGCGGTTGGACCGACTGGCTGAACTGGTGCGGAGCGACGGCGATGACCATCGTCGTCATCAACGAATACCTCCATCTCCTGACGCCCGCAATTCCGAGATACAGCCTTTCGCTGTGCCTGGCCATCGCAGTCTCCTTCGCCCTGGTCCAGTGGCGGGGCGTGAAATGGGGAACCGGCCTTCACAACGCGGCGAGCATGATCAAGGCAGTTGTTTTCGCGGTGCTTATCATCGCGTGTTTCGTACTGGCGGATGGTGGAGGTGCGGAGGGCGAGGCGGCCGCCCTGCCGTCCATGCCCGCGGGATGGGCCCTGGCCATGGCCTTTATCGTGGCGTTGAGAGGGGTGCTTTATGCTTACGACGGCTGGGTGTTTACTGCTTACTTTTCTGAAGAAATGGCCGATCCGGGGCGTACGATTCCCCGGTCGATGTTCGTGGGCGTCGGGATCGTCATCGCGGTCTACCTGCTCATCAACATCGCCTTGCTGCGCATGCTGCCCATGTCGGAGATCGTCGGGGCGGAGTTGGCCGTGGGCCGGGCCGTCGAGACTTTGTTGGGACCGGTGGCGGAGACGGTCATCACGGCGTTCCTGACCGGATTCCTGATCGTGGGGATCAACCTGGGTTACATGTTCGCCGCCCGCGTGATCTACGCCATGAGTACCGACGGCCTGTTCTTCCGGCAGTGCCGGCGGGTGAACCGGGGCGGCACCCCCACGGCGGCGCTCGTCGCCAGCCTGGCGGCCACGATCGTCTTCCTGCTGTTCAGCGGAAGCTTCGTACGCCTGGTGGAGGCGCTGGCGTTCTTCACCGTGGTCAACTACGCCATCCTGTTCCTTTCCGTCTTTCTCCTGAGAAGAAAGGAACCCGATCTTCCCCGCCCCTACCGGGCCTGGGGATACCCGTGGACGACGGCGCTCACCCTCGCAGGCGCCGTAGCTTTCCTTGCCGGCAACATCGTGGGCGGTACGGCCGTCAGCCTGACGGCCCTTGGCGTGGTCGTCTTGAGCTACCCGTTATACCTGCTGTTTCGCCGGATCAATAAGCACTCTTCCGGGTCGTCAGTGGACACCAGCGAGCGGCGAGCATAGCGTTCAGAAAGCCTTCCCGGTCCGTGCCGGCGGTCATGCGAGCCGCAGCCGCCAGGGCGTAGTAGCGGACGTAGCGCCCCTCGTCTTCCGCCGAGCGCGAGACCAGGTCATCGACCAGGTCCGCGTCCTGAATCGGGTGTCTGGCCAGGGTGAAAGCGATGTTTCGCCGGACACGCTCGTCCTCATCCCCGAGCGCGTGTCGAAGCGCAGGGGCGTCTTCGTCACTGAAATCCCCCTGGACCGCCAACGCTTCGGACGCGTTTCGGCGTACCCAGGCGTCGTCGTCGCCAACAGCACGCAACAGAGCGGGGCGGGCGTCAGACGCTGGACGGCCGATGTCGCCCAGTACGTCCGCGGCGGTAGCCCGTACCCACCAGGCATCGTCTTCGAGCAGGGCCTCCAGGTGCTTGACCGCTGGACGTCCCACGGCCGACAGCGCATAGGCGACGGGCAGTTCCGACGGATTGCCTCCCGCGGGATTCGCCGGGTTCCTGGGTACGCTCGCCAGGGCCTGCTCTTCACTGGTCGCGCACAGTCGTTCCACAAGCGGCTCCACCGCTTCCGCACCCTTCCTGCCGAACGTGTACGCGGCCTGCAGCCGTACCCGTTCGTCCGCATCGTCAAGGGCCGCCAGGCAGCGATCGATGGACACCCCCTTGGCTTCAACCTCGCCGCTATCCCCTCCCGCCAACCAGTTCCATACGGCCTCGGAAACAGCGGGAAGCTCGTCGTCCGGCTGAGGCTTCCAGCCGCGGTTTCCACTTTCCCATGTGGGTCCGGCCGGCTCGCGCGAACGGGTGAACTGGAACTTGAGCATGTACCGGTTCTTTTCACTGACGTTCGGCATGGCACGGTGCCAGGAGTCGAAGTTTACGATGGAAACCGTCCCGGCGGGGCCGCACAGTCCCAGTGCGGATTCTGTGGTTTTGGACGCCTCACAATCGGAGATCATGTTGTGGTGCTGGACGCCGGGCAGAATGCCCGTTGGGCCCATGTCCGCACTCACGTCCTGGGGATAGTAGAAGGCCATCACCCACCGGCAGCGCGCATGCCTCACGTTATGGTCGAAGATGTAATCGTCCTTGTGCCACTGCTGGCCGGAACTGCCCGGTTTGTTCAGGTGGCAGTACCGGTGGGGATGCATGAGGTATCCGGGTCCGAGCAGGCTGGTCAGCGCTCCCCGCACGGAGGGCTGGTCGAAGACCTTATGGATTTCGGGTATCCGGGGCAGGATGTTGTTGCCGGGATTGCCTTCCTCCTCGAGCACGGTCTCGATCTTCCGGTACAGGTCCTGGTGAAACTCCGTGGGCAGGCCGTCGTTGACCTGCACGTATCCATCCGTGATGAACCGGCGGATATGGTCGTCCCGCAGGAGATGGGGATTCCGGGTTGGCATGGCGGTCCTCTCTGATGGATTTGGACTGGAACTCTATTGCGCATTACCCGAAGACATGTCGTCATGAAGACAGGCCGTCATCCAATGTAAAGTCGTAACTTGATTTCTACAATCAAGATAGATAAATTACGGGGGCAAATCACGAGAGGAAAGGCAACAGGCAGCCTCCGGACAGCAAGGGGCCGGGGACAACGTTCGAGAAATGAAAACCGGGGAAGCAATGAACGGCGACAAATACGATCACGAGGCGGTCGAGGCGCGTTGGACAGAGCGTTGGGAAGCGGAAGGGACCTACGAGGTCGACCTCGAGGCGGCGCGGAATCCCTACTACAACCTCATGATGTTCCCCTACCCATCCGCCGAGGGCATGCACGTGGGCAACGTGTTCGCCTACACGGGCGCGGATATCCACGGAAGATACATGCGCGCAAAGGGATACGACGTGTTCGAGCCCATGGGATTCGATGCCTTCGGGATCCATTCCGAGAACTTCGCCCTCAAGATCAACACCCATCCCGGACGGCTGATCCCCGAGAACATTGAGAATTTTACCCGGCAGTTCAAGCGCCTTGGCGCTATGTTCGACTGGCGTCACGAAGTACAGTCCACCGATCCGGACTACTACCGGTGGACGCAATGGATCTTCATCCAGCTCTACAAGGCCGGGCTGGCCTATCAGAAGGAAGCGCCGGTCACCTGGTGCCCCTCCTGCAACACCGTGCTAGCGGCGGAACAGGCCGAGGGCGGGGTGTGCGAGCGATGCGACGCACAGGTGGAGCAGCGGAACATGCGCCAGTGGTTCTTCCGGATCACGGCCTACGCCAGGCAGTTGCTGGAGAACCTGGAAACCATCGACTGGTCCGAGACGACCAAGACCGCGCAGCGCAGGTGGATCGGCCGCAGCGAAGGGGCTGAAGTAGACTTCCCGCTGGCGGATCACGACGAGAAGCTCAGCGTGTTCACTACGCGGCCGGATACGCTCTGGGGCGCCACCTACATGGTCCTGGCGCCGGAGCACCCCTTTGTCGACGTCGTGACCACGGAACGTCACCGCGTTGCCGTCGATGAATACGTGAAGGAAAGCGGCAGGAAGACGGCCATCGAGCGCGAGGACGTTACCCGCGAGAAGACCGGCGTTTTCACGGGCGGCTACGCCGTCAATCCGGTCAACGACACCCGGATTCCGATCTGGATATCCGATTACGTGCTGATGACTTACGGAACGGGCGCCATCATGGCGGTTCCGGCCCATGACGGGCGGGACTTCGAGTTCGCCCGGGCCTTCGATCTGCCCATCGTGCAGGTGATCAGCTGCTCGGAGGACACGACGAACGGTTACGACGGCGCGGCCGTCCTCGAGGAAGCCTATACCGGCGAGGGGACCATGATCAACAGCGGACCCTTCGACGGGACCCACAGCACCGTCGGCGTGGGCGCGGTCACGGACTGGCTGGAAGACCGCGGCGTCGGGAAACGGCAGGTCAACTACCGGCTGCGGGACTGGTGCATCAGTCGCCAGCGGTACTGGGGGCCGCCCATACCGATGATCCACTGCGGAGCCTGCGGCGTGGTGCCCGTTCCCGAGGACCAGTTGCCTGTGATTCTGCCCCACGTGGAGGACTTCAGGCCGGACGGAACGGGACGGAGCCCGCTGGCACGCGACCCTTCCTTCCTGAACACCACCTGTCCCGCTTGCGGCGGTCCCGCCACCCGTGAGACCGACGTCAACGACAACTTCCTGGACTCGGCGTGGTACTTTTTCCGGTATCCCAGCTCGGATCGCGCGGACGTGGTCTTTGAACCGGAAATGACGGAGCGGTGGCTGCCCGTGGACATGTACGTGGGGGGCAACGAGCACGCGGTACTGCACCTCATGTATACCCGTTTCATCACAATGGCGCTGCATGACATCGGCCTGGTCTCCTTCCCGGAACCTTTCAAGAAGTTCCGGGCACACGGCACCATCATCCGTTCCGGCGCGAAGATGAGCAAATCCAAAGGGAATGTGGTCAATCCCGACGAATACCTGGACCGTTTCGGCACGGACGCCTTCCGCACCTATCTCATGTTCCTGGGTCCCTACCAGGTAGGCGGTGATTTCCAGGACGCGGGCATCAACGGCGTGCGGCGGTTCTACGACCGGCTATGGCGCTACGCCACCGGGACCGACTTCAGTGAAGCGCCGGTCGACGACCCCGGATTGCTCGCCCTGCTGCACGGCAAGACGCGGGACGTTACCGGGGACATGGCGTCGTTCCAATACAACACGGCTATCGCGCGCCTGATGGAACTGCTCAACGGCCTGCAAAACGCGTCCTCACACTATCGCGAAGCCATCGACCGGTTGCTGCAGCTGGCCGCCCCTTTCGCGCCTTTCATTTCCCAGGAACTGTGGACCCGCCTGGGACACGAGGGCATGATCTGCGACGTACCCTGGCCGGAGTACAATCCGGCGCTGATCGTTTCTGCCACGATTGAATATGTCATCCAGATCAACGGCCGGGTACGGGACCGGCTCGAGCTGCCGCCCGGCACGCCCCGCGAAGAAATCGAGCAGGCCGCCTTCGCCAGCGAACGCGTACGGCAGTGGACCGATGGCAAGGAGTCGGTCCGCAACATCTTCGTTCCGGACAAGCTGCTCAACATCGTGGTCAAGGGCTAGGCCGCCCGCTCCGGGCCGCCGGGCCCAGCCCGATTCGGCCTGGTCCGGTCCGCGATGTGTCAACCAACATCGTTACATCCATGTCCACGCCACGCATATCCGTCCTCATGCCGGTCTACAACGCGGCCGGTACGCTTCCCGAAACCCTGCAGAGCATCGCCGCGCAGACGCTGGGCGACTTCGAGGTCATCGCCGTCGATGACGGGTCGGACGACGACAGCGGGATGATCCTGGAGGCATGGGGCCGGGGGGACCGGAGAATCCAGCCGGTCCGGGCCGGCCGCGTCGGCCTGGTCGAGGCGCTGAACCTCGGACTGTCGCGTTGCCGGGGCGAGTGGGTCGCCCGCATGGACGCCGACGACCGGATGCGCCCGGACCGTCTCGCCCGGCAGTCGGCACTGCTGGACGCCCGGCCGGATATCAGCGTAGCCGGGTCGCTCGTGGAAATCTTCGCCGAAGGCGCGGTGGGTGAGGGCATGAAGGTTTACGAGGCCTGGCTCAACAGCCTCGTCGAGCCCGAGGACATTGCCCGTGAGATCTACATAGAAAGTCCAATCGCCCATCCGTCGGCCATGGTGCGACGGGACGAACTCGTGGAGCTCGGCGGATACCGCGACACCGGATGGCCGGAAGATTACGACCTCTGGCTTCGCTTTCACGCCGCGGGACGGCGATTCGCCAAGGTTCCGGAAGTCCTGCTGTACTGGCGGGAACACGGAGCCCGGCTGACGCGAACGGACGCCCGGTACTCGGTAGAGAACTTCCTGCGCGTCAAGGCGCACTTCCTGGTCAACGGCCCGCTGCAGGACCGGGACGGGTTGATCGTCTGGGGCGCGGGCCAGACCGGTCGCCGGTTGACCAGGCACATCGTCCGCATGGGCCGTCCGGTGGATGCCTTCGTGGACATTTCTCCCCGGAAGATCGGCAGCCGCATGCGCGAAGCCCCGGTGATCGGTCCCGACGAACTGGCCTCGACCTGGAGTCGCTACCGCCGTCCGATGCTCGTCGTCGCCGTGTCCTCACGGGGCGCACGTAAGCTGATACGCCAGGCCCTCACGGACTTGGGCTTAACCGAAGTGGAAGACTACCTGTGCGCGGCCTGAATGCGGAACGGGTGGCAGATTGGCCGGCACCAACAACACGATTCTGAATACCGAGTGCCGCGAAGTTGTATAACTTCCACAATACCTTTGTCATTTTATGCGTTGCGCATTACATTGCCCGATCAACGGATTCGGATTTCAGGAATCGTAACTGACACGGCTGCGCCTTCACCTGGCGTCACGCACGCATTTCGCCAGGTTGAAAACAAAGGCCTGCAGAGCAATTCTTTGCAGAACTTTCCTTCAAGGAGTTCATCATGGTAGACAGGGCGGATAGAACACAGGAAGCTTCTTCCGGTTTTTCAAGGCGAGGCTTTCTAAGAGGTATGATGGTCGGCGCAGGCGCATTGTCACTGGGCAGTTACGAGGCCGTGGCGCAGATGATCTCCGGACCCAACGCGAGACCCGTGCGCGGGTGGGGCGTACCCGAAGGTCTCGTGCGCCTGAGCGGAAACGAAATGCCCATCGGTCCATCTCCGCGGGCGGTTGAGGCTGTCCTGGAGAACGTGTACTCCTTTAACCGCTACAACCGGAACAGGGACATCTATACCAAGATCGCCGAGCGGCACGGGTTGCCCGTGGTGGAGTGGCCTCCCAATACCTTCTCGCCGCCTGACGCCTGGGTCACCCTGGGCTGCGGTTCCTCGGAGGTGCTTTTCGCCGTGGCGTCCGCCTATCTCAGGGACGGTGCTGAAGTGGTCGAGGCCTCGCCCGGTTACGCCGGCGTGTTCCGCACGGCCGAAGCATACGGTGCCTCGGCGAAGTGGGTCCCGTTGACCAGCGATTTCCAGCAGGACCTCGATGCCATGAAAGTTGCTATCAGCGAAAATACGCGCGTGGTGGTCGTGACCAATCCCGGTAACCCGACCGGCGTGCTCGTCCCGCCGGACGCCCTGAGGAAGTTCGTCCAGGAGGTCCCGTCTGACGTGATCGTCTTCGTGGACGAGGCCTACATCGAGTTTTCGAAGAACCCCGAAGACCGGGTCGGCGCGGCACCGCTGATCCTGGATCACGCGAATGTGATCGTAGCTCGCACGTTCTCCAAGATCATGGGCATGGCGGGACTCGGCGTCGGCTACGGCCTGGCGCGCCCCGAAGTCATCGAGAAGCTGAATCAGAACAAGGGCGGTCGGCCGAGCATGCTTTCGACCAACGCCGCGGTGGCGGGGATCGAGGATCATGACTACCAGGATCGGGCGCGGAAGGTGACCTGGGAAGGCCAGGAGTACTTCGCCAGCAATTTCGACGAAATGGGCATCGAGTACGTACCCAGCCAGTCCAGTTTCATGCTGATCAACGTGCACAAGGATGCGGATGAAGTCGTCCGCAAGTTGAGGGAAGAATACAACGTGATGGTCGGCAACGGAAAGCGCCGTTGGGAAATGGATACCTGGCTGCGGGTCACTTCCGGACTGCAGGAAGAGAACGAGGCCTTCATGGCAGCGCTCAAGAAGGTGCTGGTAAGTAGCTGATCGTTCGTTCGATCGATTCGAGTATCTGATCAAAGGACGGGGTTATGTCGAACATGTTAAAGGCGATGAACCTGGCGGCTCCCGGGTTCACAAGGCGCAAGTTCCTCAAGGGGCTCGCGGTAGGCGCCGGGGTGGCTTCCCTGGGCAGCTACGAAGCCGCGGCGCAGATGGTGGCGGGACCCCGCGTCCGGCCCGTGCGGGGATGGGGGGTACCCGAGGGATTCATCCGATTGAGCAGCAACGAGAATCCGATCGGTCCGTCGCCCCGCGCCGTCGAGGCGATCATGCAGTACGTCTACAAGTTCAACCGGTACTACCGGGGCCGCGGGCTCTACGGGCAGATCGCTGAGCGCCACGGACTGCCGGTTGTCATACCCTCGAACAACAACGAAGACCGGACCGAGCCCTGGGTGACCCTCGGGTGCGGGTCATCGGAAGTGCTTTTCGCCATCGCCTCGGCCTACCTGCGCGACGGCGGCCAGATGATCGAGGCCGCGCCCGGTTACGGCGGCGTGGTCCGTACAGCCCGGAATTACGGCGCTCGGGCGCGCCTGGTCCGCACGACGCCGGACTTCCACCAGGATCTCGACGCCATGAAGGCAGCCATCACCGAGGACACGCGCGTCGTCGTCATCACTTCCCCGGGTAACCCGACGGGCATCATCGTGCCCTTCGACGACCTCAAGAAGTTCGTCAGCGGCATCCCCTCCGACGTCATGGTCTTCGTCGACGAGGCCTATATCGAGTTCGCCCGGAACCCGCAGGACCGCATCGGCGCCGCGCCGCTCATCCTGGATCACGAGAACGTCATCGTAACCCGTACCTTCTCGAAGATCATGGGCATGGCGGGCTTGCGCATCGGATACGGCCTTGCCCGGCCCCATGTCATCGAGAAGCTCGAAGACAACAAGGGCGGGCGGGTCAGTTCGCTCTCCGTGGTCGCCGCGGAGGCCTGCATCGAGGATCAGGACTACCAGGACCGTGCGAGAGCGGCGGCCTGGGCCGGGCATGACTATCTCACCGGCCAGTTCGAGGAGATGGGACTCGAGTACGTGCCCAGCCAGTCCAGCTTCATGCTGGTGAACGTGCGCACGGACGCCGACGAGGTCACCCGGAAGCTGTTCGAAGAGTACAACGTGCTCGTGGGCAACGGCAAGCGCCGCTGGCGGATGAACAACTGGCTGCGCGTCACCGCGGGCCTGCAGGCAGAGAACGAGGCCTTCATTGCCGCGTTGAAGAAGGTCCTGGTCAGCAGCTGACTGCGGCAGACCGACCTCCGCATCATATCCATCCTGTGAAGTAACGGTTTCCGAGGCCGGGCGATCACGCCCGGAGTAACTCAAGGCCCGGTCCGGAAACCGATCAACCCAGCCCCCCTCCCCTCCGGAAATCGCGACGCAGATCAGCGCGAACAACGGCCATTGGTTTCTAGCTTCCGTGGGCGCATCTTAGTTGGCTGTCCGGCCTGGATGGGTCTTAACGGGCCCTAACGGGTGTGGATAGAGCGCGATGCCGCGCCTTGAAGGAGGGTTTCGAACATTTCGGAGGCCTTCTTCTTCACCCTGAGCACCGAGCGGTGCTTGACCTGCTCGTATCCGCGGATCTCATCGGGCAGGCGAAGCAGTTCCAATACTTCGGGATAGTTTTCCGGGGTGAGTATGGCAAGGGCCTGGTCCAGCAGGGATTCGTACCAGGTTACGAGCGCACGTTCCTCCCGCCGGGCCGCGGTGTATCCGAAGGGGTCGAAGGGGGTTCCGCGAAGGAATCTGCACCGGGCCATGAA harbors:
- a CDS encoding glycerophosphodiester phosphodiesterase — its product is MVANVAHRGASGNYPENTLRAFQMALEIGVDEIELDLRSTRDGHLVVMHDATVDRTTDGTGAIGELTLAEIRALDTGRVFGERFRGERVPTWEEALDLVQGKVRLNVHLKEGGNPDGEFERKVAKALRAFRMMGDSILACNDESVGIFAEVDPRIACRIFPNNRSPEDYIRSSAEMGLRTMQPGRDMTTPEFVQMAHDSGLGVHVFYADTPEDMRKFIGMGVDGILTNYPERMKAVIAETCSGNDRRPC
- a CDS encoding phosphoribosylaminoimidazolecarboxamide formyltransferase, whose product is MDLSLKYGLNPHQHPARVTLPPESPLRVLNGTPGYVNIIDAMGAWQLARELKRATREAGAASFKHASPAGAAITAELGDTYLASQFLAAKELSPVAAAYVRARGGDRMCSFGDAAAVSEVVDRSLATVLRREVSDLIIAPGYEPDALEVLRAKKGGGYLVLEIDPDFEPPVVEQRTLFGLQLEQPRNDAAITRQTFSNLVTDNRDISDSALDTLVVATIALKYTQSNSVCVAYDGQVIGMGAGQQSRIHCTRLACDKADKWFLQQHPRTLDLPFRAGLKRTEKTNLVDQYLLWDQLSDTEEARMLGDLEERPVLISPDERRDFVSRFEGTCLTSDAFIPFRDNIDRAARSNVCYVAQTGGSTADKGVTEAADEYGMVMAHTGLRLFLH
- a CDS encoding APC family permease, translated to MSSASSRGGLLRVLGLITGLAITFGGIVSLGILRAPGEVAAQLPDPWWYMATWIGAGVFVLFSTASAAELATALPRAGAYYVYAHRSLGPFVGFVSGWTDWLNWCGATAMTIVVINEYLHLLTPAIPRYSLSLCLAIAVSFALVQWRGVKWGTGLHNAASMIKAVVFAVLIIACFVLADGGGAEGEAAALPSMPAGWALAMAFIVALRGVLYAYDGWVFTAYFSEEMADPGRTIPRSMFVGVGIVIAVYLLINIALLRMLPMSEIVGAELAVGRAVETLLGPVAETVITAFLTGFLIVGINLGYMFAARVIYAMSTDGLFFRQCRRVNRGGTPTAALVASLAATIVFLLFSGSFVRLVEALAFFTVVNYAILFLSVFLLRRKEPDLPRPYRAWGYPWTTALTLAGAVAFLAGNIVGGTAVSLTALGVVVLSYPLYLLFRRINKHSSGSSVDTSERRA
- a CDS encoding leucine--tRNA ligase — its product is MKTGEAMNGDKYDHEAVEARWTERWEAEGTYEVDLEAARNPYYNLMMFPYPSAEGMHVGNVFAYTGADIHGRYMRAKGYDVFEPMGFDAFGIHSENFALKINTHPGRLIPENIENFTRQFKRLGAMFDWRHEVQSTDPDYYRWTQWIFIQLYKAGLAYQKEAPVTWCPSCNTVLAAEQAEGGVCERCDAQVEQRNMRQWFFRITAYARQLLENLETIDWSETTKTAQRRWIGRSEGAEVDFPLADHDEKLSVFTTRPDTLWGATYMVLAPEHPFVDVVTTERHRVAVDEYVKESGRKTAIEREDVTREKTGVFTGGYAVNPVNDTRIPIWISDYVLMTYGTGAIMAVPAHDGRDFEFARAFDLPIVQVISCSEDTTNGYDGAAVLEEAYTGEGTMINSGPFDGTHSTVGVGAVTDWLEDRGVGKRQVNYRLRDWCISRQRYWGPPIPMIHCGACGVVPVPEDQLPVILPHVEDFRPDGTGRSPLARDPSFLNTTCPACGGPATRETDVNDNFLDSAWYFFRYPSSDRADVVFEPEMTERWLPVDMYVGGNEHAVLHLMYTRFITMALHDIGLVSFPEPFKKFRAHGTIIRSGAKMSKSKGNVVNPDEYLDRFGTDAFRTYLMFLGPYQVGGDFQDAGINGVRRFYDRLWRYATGTDFSEAPVDDPGLLALLHGKTRDVTGDMASFQYNTAIARLMELLNGLQNASSHYREAIDRLLQLAAPFAPFISQELWTRLGHEGMICDVPWPEYNPALIVSATIEYVIQINGRVRDRLELPPGTPREEIEQAAFASERVRQWTDGKESVRNIFVPDKLLNIVVKG
- a CDS encoding glycosyltransferase → MSTNIVTSMSTPRISVLMPVYNAAGTLPETLQSIAAQTLGDFEVIAVDDGSDDDSGMILEAWGRGDRRIQPVRAGRVGLVEALNLGLSRCRGEWVARMDADDRMRPDRLARQSALLDARPDISVAGSLVEIFAEGAVGEGMKVYEAWLNSLVEPEDIAREIYIESPIAHPSAMVRRDELVELGGYRDTGWPEDYDLWLRFHAAGRRFAKVPEVLLYWREHGARLTRTDARYSVENFLRVKAHFLVNGPLQDRDGLIVWGAGQTGRRLTRHIVRMGRPVDAFVDISPRKIGSRMREAPVIGPDELASTWSRYRRPMLVVAVSSRGARKLIRQALTDLGLTEVEDYLCAA
- a CDS encoding aminotransferase class I/II-fold pyridoxal phosphate-dependent enzyme translates to MVDRADRTQEASSGFSRRGFLRGMMVGAGALSLGSYEAVAQMISGPNARPVRGWGVPEGLVRLSGNEMPIGPSPRAVEAVLENVYSFNRYNRNRDIYTKIAERHGLPVVEWPPNTFSPPDAWVTLGCGSSEVLFAVASAYLRDGAEVVEASPGYAGVFRTAEAYGASAKWVPLTSDFQQDLDAMKVAISENTRVVVVTNPGNPTGVLVPPDALRKFVQEVPSDVIVFVDEAYIEFSKNPEDRVGAAPLILDHANVIVARTFSKIMGMAGLGVGYGLARPEVIEKLNQNKGGRPSMLSTNAAVAGIEDHDYQDRARKVTWEGQEYFASNFDEMGIEYVPSQSSFMLINVHKDADEVVRKLREEYNVMVGNGKRRWEMDTWLRVTSGLQEENEAFMAALKKVLVSS
- a CDS encoding aminotransferase class I/II-fold pyridoxal phosphate-dependent enzyme → MSNMLKAMNLAAPGFTRRKFLKGLAVGAGVASLGSYEAAAQMVAGPRVRPVRGWGVPEGFIRLSSNENPIGPSPRAVEAIMQYVYKFNRYYRGRGLYGQIAERHGLPVVIPSNNNEDRTEPWVTLGCGSSEVLFAIASAYLRDGGQMIEAAPGYGGVVRTARNYGARARLVRTTPDFHQDLDAMKAAITEDTRVVVITSPGNPTGIIVPFDDLKKFVSGIPSDVMVFVDEAYIEFARNPQDRIGAAPLILDHENVIVTRTFSKIMGMAGLRIGYGLARPHVIEKLEDNKGGRVSSLSVVAAEACIEDQDYQDRARAAAWAGHDYLTGQFEEMGLEYVPSQSSFMLVNVRTDADEVTRKLFEEYNVLVGNGKRRWRMNNWLRVTAGLQAENEAFIAALKKVLVSS